In Bradyrhizobium sp. WBOS07, the genomic window CGAAAGGCGCCGGAGGCGTTGACCACATCGCGTTTCCATTGTTCTTCATGCCCGCGATCTGGGGCATCATCTTCTTTTATGCCCTGCTGGATCGGAACCTCGGCCGCGTTGCGATTACAATGACGGTCATCGCCGCCATTCACGCAATCGCACTAAGCCGCATGTTTGCCGGTTAGCTCGCGGGGAGAAGCATGTGATCAATCTGAAAGCACGCGAAACCAAGACGCTGGTAGCGGTTCATGGCTGGGCCGGCGCCGTGTTAGGCCTCTTGCTCTACGTCGTCATCGTGACGGGCATGGCGGCGGTGTTCTCGAACGAGATCAAAGCCTGGTCGGGCGGACTGCTCGGTATCAGCGATCCGCTGAACCAACCGCTCGGCGCTGTGCTGGCGCGGCTCGAAGCGCAAACACCTGAGGAATTTCGTGACGACCTCGGTCTTCGAGCCACACCGGCCGGCAACGTTCATGCGTTCTTCCATGCCGATGAAACTGTAAACGGCGTCCGCCGCGAGCGCGGCGTCCTGTACGAGATCGGACCGAACGAAAGCGTGATCTCGCGCCAGGAAGGACTTGGGAACGAACTTGCGGCCAATGATCCCCACGCCGCGCTCGGACGCTTCTATGTGGATCTTCACGTGCGCCTGCACGTGCCCAATCCGTGGGGACTGATCCTGACTGGCATCTTAGGTCTTGCCATGCTGGTGGCGGCGGTCTCGGGTATCCTGATGCACCGGCATCTGTTCCGGGACATCTTCCTGATGCGCGGACGCGATCGGCTTGTCGGCCTGCGCGATCTGCATTCCGTCGCGGGGACATGGACGTTGCCGCACGCCTTCGTCCTGGCCTTCACTGGAGCTTATCTCAGCTTTGCCATCGCCGTGGCGCTGCCGATGTTGGCGAAAATCGCTTTCAAAGGCGACGTGCGCGAAATGGTCACGACGCTGAATGGCTTGAATAACGTCGACGCCCGTCCGGCGGCAATTGCCGACATTGATCGCATACTGTCCGATGCGCGTCAGCGTGCCGGTGCCCCGCTGATGAGTGCAGGATGGGAAAACCGCGGTCGCGCCGATTCGCGGATCACGGTCTTTCCGGCGCCGCGGAGCGGGGACCTGACGGCGATGCGCTTGATCTACAACGGATCGACCGGCCAGTTGATCCGCGAGCGGCCGATCATCGGCTTGAAGCCATCTTGGGGTGCGTCGCTTCTTGGCCTCATCGGCCCAGTTCACTTTGGCAATTTTGCCGGCTGGTGGTCGCGTTCGGTATGGTTCGCGCTGGGTGCTGCAAGCGCGTACGTCGCATGGAGCGGATTGAATTTATGGGTTCGTCGTCGCTCCAACCAACGTGGCTGGCGTGGGCTTGGCCGCGCCACGGCCTGGGTGGGGGGCGGATTGCCATTCGCGATGACGGTTGCAGCCGCGGCTTATTTTGCCAGCCTGCCGTCGCTCGCCACGGTGTTCTGGACTCCTGCGGCCTTTCTGATTGCGGCCGCCCTTGCGCTGATTCCCGCGATAGTGATGCGCTCGGTCGAACGAGTCCCGCCGCTGCTATTCGGCGCGACCGGCATTTTGATGGTCGTGATCCCGGTGTTGCGCACTGCCGTTGGAGGACCCGATTGGAACGCGGCGCTCGCGGCAGGCCAGAGCGCGATACCCGTAATGGATGGACTGGTAGTGCTCGGCGGCCTTGTGTGCGTAGTCTCGGCTGGCTTGTCTTTGCGCCGTCGCGAGCAAACGACATTCGGCGCGGGCGCCGTCATGCAGTCGGCCGAATGATGCTGCTCGGCTGGCTCGGCTTGGGGGCGGCTTTCTTCAGCGCCATCTGCGTCGCGATCCTTGCAAGACTTGATCGGAGACGTCGTAACGGCATCACCGTGCGCCCGGGCATCCGGCGATTGCTCCTGCTGGCGATGTTGATGCCGGGACTCGTCCTCGGCTTTGCCGGAAGATGGAGCGACTTCCTGATTTGGATCGGCGCTGCCGCGATTTTCGGCTGGGCGGTTGCGGCATTAACGAATATGCGCGGCAATCAGGATCAACCATCTTGAGCTCGTTTGCATTCGGCACCTTAAGCTGGCCGAGCACGCCCGGGATGAGGCTCACTTATCTTCGCTCGTCGCGCGACCTCCACCCGCTCACGCTCTGTGCATCGCGCAGAGAGCGTCAGGGTCGGATCCACTTTGCCAAATGGCAGACGGGCATGCTTCGGTCACAGCGACTTGCAACATAATCGGGCCCGACCCGGACTTCAGGTTCCGCGTTTGCGCCGCTCGCGGGGAAAGCGGACATCGGTCGGGCGCTTATGACCCGCCCAACGGCTCTACTGCTTCGGCGCCGGCGCCATCATGCCGCCGCCCTTCTTCGCCGGCGCCGTTTGCTTGGTGGCCGTGGCCTGGGCGGGCAGATATTTTGCCACGATGGCGGGATCGACCTGGGCGATGTTGGCGTCAGGCAGGCGCGTCCAGGTCTCGTCCTTGCCGAGCAGCGAAATGCCGAGATAGCCGCGCAGGGTCAGGGTCTGGCCGTCGGGACTGACCTTCATGTTGGCCTTCCAGATCTGGCCGTCGCGCGGATTGAGCACGTTGCCGCCTTCGTACTTCAAGCCTTCGCGCTTCATGTTGCGGACGAAGGAGATGCCGAGCACCGGCGCGTTCTTGCGATCGTCGGTGCACTTGCTGCAGACCTCGTTCGGATCGTCGCCGGGACGCGGGAAGGTCTTTGCGATCACGCCTTCGAAGATGCCGCCGCGGTCGATGAAGAGAAACCATCCGACGGTCTTGCCGTCTTCGACCTTCTGCCACAGACCCGCCGCCGTGGGCTCGGCGGTCTGCGCCGCAGACGGCGTCACCGTCGCGAGCGAAAATGCGAGCGCGAGGAAGGGCAGCAGCCGAAAGCTGGAGAAATTCCGCATTAGATCACCCTAGTTATTCCACGACCGGAATGGCCGCAGACTACGGCGATTTCGCGAACGGTTCCAGCACCAGAAACATGGGGCATGCCTTGCCGCCCCCGTCGCCGTCAGTTGACACCGAGCTTCTTTTGCAGGCTGGAGGACGAGGTCGTGTATTGGAACACGAGCCGCTTCTCCGGATAGACGTAGCGATGGGCTTTTTGCGACATCAGTGCGCCCTCGTGGAAGCCGCACAGGATCAGCTTGATCTTGCCGGGATAGGTGTTGATGTCGCCGATCGCGAAGATGCCCGGCACGTTGGTCTCGAACGCGGAGGTCTCGACCGGCACCAGATTGTTCTCCAGCGCGATGCCCCAGTTTGCGACCGGACCGAGCTTCATGGTCAGCCCGAAGAACGGCAGCATGGTGTCGCAGGCGACCTCGGTGATGCTGTTGTCGTTGCCCTTGACGGTGGCACCGGTGAGCTTGCCGTCGGCGCCTGACAGCGCGGTGACCTGGCCGAGCTTCAGATCCATCTTGCCGCCGGCAACCAGCGCGCGCATCTGCTCGACGCTGTGGGGCGCGGCGCGAAACTCGTCGCGGCGGTGCAGCAGCGTGATACGCTTGGCAATGGGATGCAGATTGAGCGTCCAGTCGAGCGCGGAATCGCCGCCGCCGACGACCAGCACGTTCTTGTCGCGGAACGTTTCCATCTTGCGCACCGCGTAGTGCACCGAGGTGCCTTCATAGGCCTCGATGCCCGGCACCGGCGGACGCTTGGGCTGGAACGAGCCGCCGCCGGCTGCGATCACCAGCACCTTGCATTCGAACACCTTGCCGGCGTCCGTGGTGCAGCGAAACAGGGGATCGCCGATCTTCTCCACGGTCTCGACCATCTCGCCGAGATGGAAGGTCGGATGGAACGGCTTGATCTGCTCCATCAGCGCGTCGGTGAGGCCCTGCCCCGAGACCTGCGGGATGCCGGGAATGTCGTAGATCGGCTTTTCCGGATAAAGCTCGGCGCACTGGCCGCCGACCTTGTCGAGGATGTCGACGAAATGCGCCTTCATGTCGAGAAGGCCAAGCTCGAAGGCGGCGAACAGACCGCAGGGGCCGGCGCCAATAATCAGCACATCGGTTTTGATCGCGTCGCTCATGTCGTCTCTTTGTCTGTCGCTATCTGTTGGACGGCGCCCTTTGGGCCGAGGTGACCCCTGCCTGTCTAGCCAACGGGGATGGATCAGGGAAGGCATAAAAGCGGGAGCGCCCCGCGGCCGCGCCCACTTGCCGGGGCAGCATAACTGGGCTGTAACCAGCAAGGATATGACGGAGATCAATCGGTGAACGCACCAAGTCGCCTCGATACGACGCCGCGCCTGGAGGACTTCCCCTACCGCCTCAGCGACAACGTCCGCTTCGGCGACCTCGATCCCAACCAGCACGTCAACAACGCGGTCTACGCCACCTATTTCGAGACCGGCCGCGTCACGCTGATGAAGCTGCCGGAATACGGCCTGACCCCGCCGGGCCTCGCCTGGATCATGGTGCGCCTCGACATGCATTTTCGTGCCGAGCTACGTTGGCCGGGCACCATCGAGCTCGGCCTCGGCGTCGTGAAGCTGGGACGCACGTCCGTGACCTTCGAGCAGGTCGTGTTCTCGGAAGGAAAATGCGTCGCCTCGGCGACGTCGGTCGGCGTCTTGCTCGACGAGGCGACGCGCCGGCCGGCCCCGCTGACCCCTGAGGTGATCGAGAAATTCAGACCCTGGCACAAGCGCGGCATCGAGATCGCGCCGCCGAGCGGTTAGTCTCGTCGAGGGACGATCAGGCCTGGCGTTCCGGCGTCGTCACGACGAGACCGTCGAGGTCGTCGGTGACCTTGATCTGGCAGGACAGGCGCGAATTCGGGCGCACGTCGAAGCCGAAGTCGAGCATGTCCTCTTCCATCGGGGTCGGGCTGCCGACCTTCTCGCGCCAGGCTTCGTCGACATAGACATGGCAGGTCGCGCAGGCGCAGGCGCCGCCGCATTCGGCCTCGACCCCGGGAATGCTGTTGCGGATCGCGGCTTCCATCACGGTTGCGCCGTTCTCGATTTCCACCGTGCGGGTTTCGCCCTTGTGGTCGACAAAGTGAATCTTGGCCATGTGTGCTCGTGTTGCCGCGGTGCTGGGAATGAAGGAGGGTCCGGGCTGTCCTATAACGGGTCGATCAGCCCGGCGCCATAGGGTTTTGATGCGAAGTGAATGCCGCTTTGCGGCAAGAAAATGCGTCAAAACAAGAGGCTAAGACAAGAGCCTGGTATCCGGCTCGGCCGCGCGGTCTCAAGCCTTCAGGATCGCCTCGATGGCGGCGCGAGCCTCGGTCACCGCCTCCTTCAGCGCGGCGAAGGCGTGGCGCTCGTTATGGCCGATCTGGATCGCGGTCTCCAGGCTCGCGGCGGCATCGGCCACCGCAAAGGCGCCGATCCCGCGCGCCGACCCCTTGAGCTTGTGGGCAAGCGCGCCGGCCTCGGCCGGCAAGCCCGCCATCGCCGCCACCAGGCGGACCGCCTGCTCGGCGAACATGGCCAGCACTTCCTGCTCCAGCTCGGCGTCGCCGAGCGTCATCCGGGATAGATGGTCGAGGTCGAGCGGGCTGTCGATGGGTGCAAGCGGGGGCGAGGGCATCCAGTCCATCCGTTGCAGTTCAGGCGTCATGGCGAAAGGCCCCGGCATCGCGCGACGGTTCCGCCGGTCCGGCGGTGAGATCACTTCACCCAAGCATGGAAATGGTTAACGAAATGTTTGGGGTCGAAGACGCAGTTCTGCCCGTTTATTGACGAAAAGTTGCCGCAATCGACCGAGTCCGGTGGAGAATTTCATTTATTGCTAAGGCGTTACGGCGCGATCCTGTTAACGATGATTAAGAATGTCTTAATCGCGGGCATTTCATTCGCGACGCTCTGCCAATAGGATGTTGCGGAAATTGGCGGACAAGCCGTCCGGGTGGGGACGGCTCGGAGATCCGCGCAAGCGGCATGATCCGGTCTGTGGGCTTGCGCAGGGCGCAGGGCTCGCGGGGGGACGCGTACAAGTAACGAGGGCTCGGACTGAACATGGCGAACACTCCGAAAAAGGTCAAAGACCCCACAGAAGTCGCGCTTTCTGCAATCCAGGAAGCCCTCAACATCAGCGACACCGCTGCAGATACCAGCCGCAACGCCGCGATGCGCAGCGAGACGGCGCCCCCGGTGACTCCTCCGGCCTTCGACGAGCCGAGCTTCGAGCCGCGCCCTGCCGCGAACGAACGCTCGACCGTGTTCGACCCGGTCGAGGAGCCGCGCGCCTCGCGTCGCGCAGCCAACGATGACCGCGAGACCATCGGCCAGCTGCTGCAGGCGCTGCAGAAGGGCCGCCCTGCCCGCAGCGTCTATACCTTCGCCACCATCTTCGCCGGCGTCTGGCTTGCCGCCTGCGCCGCGCTGACGTTCGGATTCCTGCCCTCGATCCAGGCCGCCATGGGCCAGAGCGGCGGCGTGCTCGTCATCGCCGGCCTGATCGCGATGTTCTTCGCGCCGATCATGCTGTTCTACTTCCTCGCCAGCCTGGTCTGGCGCGGCCAGGAAATGCGCATGATCGCGCAGGCGATGGCGCAGGTCGCGATCCGCTTCTCCGAGCCCGAGGGCTCGGCCTCCGATTCCATGGTCACCGTCGGCCAGGCCATCCGCCGCGAGGTCGCGGCGATGGGCGACGGCATCGAGCGCGCGATCGCGCGCGCCGGCGAGCTCGAGACGCTGGTCGCCAACGAGGTCGCCGCGCTCGAACGCGCCTATTCCGACAACGAAGTGCGCATCCGCGCCCTGCTCCAGGACATCGCGCATCAGCGCGACAACCTGGTCGGCCAGGCCGAGCAGGTCCGCAGCGCCATCTCCGGCGTGCAGATCGATCTGCGCCACGACATCGCGCTGATCTCGGACGCGATCGCCTCGCGCGTCGATGAGGTCGCCAAGTCCATCACCGGCGCGCTGGAAGAGCGCGGCGCCCACATCACCAGCGCGCTGAGCAATGCCGGCGACAACATGATCCTGGCGCTCGGCGAGCGCGGCGGCGACCTGCTCGACCGCCTCGAAGAGGCCAGCAACGAGACCACGCGTGCCGTGCTCGACGCCAGCGAGCGGCTGACCACCAGCCTCAACTTCAAGACCGGCCACGTCCACGACGAGTTCGTCGACCTCGCCGACCGCGTCCACGAGATGCTGAACGAGCGAATCGACCGCATCACCGGCGAATTCGAGCAGCGCTCGGCTGCGATCGTCGACGGCATCTCCGAGCGCACCGAGCAGGTGCACGACAGCCTGAAGAATTCGTCCGACTCGCTGCTACTCGAGCTCGAGCTGCGTTCCAACGACCTTTCCGCCAAGATCGACGACGCCGGCAACCGCCTCGCCGGCCAGATCATGACGAGCGGCGACAAGGCGAGCGAGGCGCTCGACGCCACCGTCAACACCCTGGTCGCCAAGGTCGTCAGCCAGACCGAGACCGCGCACGATTCGCTGTCGCTGCAGATGAGCGCGTTCGACGAACTGGTCAGGAACCAGGGCACCGAGCTGGTCGAGAAATTCGCCCGCGATTCCGGCACGCTGGGCGCCCTGATCACGCGCCACATCTCCGAGTTCGACCGCACCGTGAAGACCTTCGGCGGCGAGATCGTCGAACGCATGGGCCAGCGCACGCAGGACATCCATGAGTCGCTGAAGACCTATGTCGACAATTTCGACACCCGCTTCACCGCCAACGGCGGCGAGATCACCGCGATCCTCGACCAGCGCCTGGCGCAGTTCGAGACCACCATCGGCGAACGCGTCAGCAATTTCGACGCCTCGCTGAACGGCAAGATCACCGGCCTCGATTCCACGATCGAGGGCCACATCAAGACCTTCGACGAGCAGCTCGGCGGCCGCGTCACCGCGCTCGAGCAATCGTTCGACAGCCGTGCGAAGTCGATGACCGAGACGATCGACGGACGCATCAACACGCTCGCCTCGTCGCTGACCGACGGCGCCGCCCAGGCTATCCAGTCGATCGACAGCCGCCTCACCCACCTCACGAGCACGCTGACCGACGGCGCGTCGCAAACCATCCACTCGATCGATACGAGGCTGACGCATCTCACGACGACGCTCACCGGCGGCGCGACGCAGGCGCTCGAATCGATCGACTCCCGCCTCACCTACCTGACCACCGCGGTGACGAACGGCGCATCGCAGGCCGTGCAGTCGATCGACACGCGCCTGACGCTGCTGACCTCGACGCTCACCGACGGCACCGCGCAGGCGATCGAAGCGGTCGACCGCCGCATTACCGGCGTCACCGAGATCATCGACGGCCGCAGCATGCACCTGACCGACACGGTCACCGCGCGCTTCCAGGAGATCCAGCAGGCCATCGAGACCAAGGTCGGCTCGGTCGCGAGCGACATCGACGTGCGCGTGGCGCAGTTCGAAGACCTGCTCGGCTCGCGCGTCGAGGCCGTTGCCGGCCGCATCGAAAGCAGCGGCCGCCAGGCCAGCGAGGACATGATGTCCCGCGCCGAGATGATCTCGACCGCGATCCGCTCGCATGTCGAGGACGCCGAGCGCTCGCTCACCAACCTCGTCGTCAACACCAGCGAGACGATCCAGACCGGCGCACGCGCCGCCCAGCAGTCGCTGATGACGGTCTCCTCCGACGTCAACGCCCAGCTCAAGATGACCTCCGCAGAGGTCGAACAGGCGTTGACCGCGGTCGGCACCGGTGCGGCGAACTCGATCCTGAGCAGCGCCCGCGAGGCGCAGTCGACCCTGGTCGCGGCGTCGGGCGAAGCCTCCACCCAGATCAAGGGGCTCGCGACCGACGTCGAGCGCACGCTCTCGGCGGCAGGCTCGGCCACCGCAGCCTCGATCCTGGCCGGCGCCCGCGAGGTGCAGACCACCCTCGTCACGGCGTCCTCGGACGCGGCCAACCACGTCAAGACGCTGACGGCCGACGTGCAGCGCTCGCTGTCGCTGGCCGGCACCACCACGGCAGAATCGATCACCGCCGGCGCCCGCGACGCGCAGAGCGCGCTGATCGCGGCCTCGAGCGAGACCGCCAACCAGATCAAGGCGCTGTCCTCAGACGTGCAGCGTTCGCTCACAATGGCCGGCACTTCGACCGCCGAGATCCTCACCACCGGGGCACGCGAAGCGCAGAACACGCTGGTCGCCGGCTCCGCGGATGCGGCGGCCCAGGTCAAGTCGCTCACCGCCGACGTGCAGCGCTCGCTCTCGATGGCCGGCACCTCGACCGCCGAAACGATCACGGCCGGCGCGCGTGAAGCGCAGAGCATGCTGGTCACGGCGTCGTCCGAGGCAGCCAACCAGGTCAAGTCGCTCGCGGCCGAGGTGCATCGTTCGCTCTCGCAGGTCGGCCAGTCGACCGCCGAGACCATCACCACCAGCGCCCGCGACGCCCAGAGCACCCTGCTCACGGTCTCGGCCGAGCAGACCAGCCAGGTCCGCTCGCTCGCAGCCGAGATGCAGCGCGCGCTGGCGACTGCCGGCGGCGCCACCATCGAGGCGCTGACCAGCGGCGTGCGCGAGGCCCAGGGCACGCTGATCACGGCTTCGACCGACGCGGCGACCCAGATCAAGTCGCTGACCACCGACATCGAGCGCACGCTGACCGCGGTCGGCGCAGACACCGCCTCGACCATCCTCAACAGCGCGCGTGAGGCCCAGACCTCGCTGACCTCGACCTCGGCGGACGCCGCGAGCCAGATCCGCACGATCTCGACCGAGATCGAGCGCACGCTGAGCGCGGCCGCCGCCAACGCGACCAACGACATCCAGACCAGCGCGCTCAACGCCCAGAACGCGCTGATCTCGGCCTCCAACGAGGCGAGCTCGCGGGTCAAGTCGAGCTCGGCCGACGTCGAACGTTCGGTGCTCGCCGCCAGCTCCAGCTTCGGCCAGGCCATGACCGGCAAGACCGACGAGATCGTCACCTACGTGCAGCAGCAGGCCGACCGCCTGTCGAACATGATCGACGCCAAGCGCGGCGCCCTGGTCGACGCGATCGGCTCGAAGACCAGCCAGCTCACGCTCGACATCGACCGCGTCACCTCGGACGCGCTGAAGTCGATCGAGACGCGCGGCCAGGCCTTCTCGCAGACCATGATGGGCAACGGCTCGGAAGTCGCCCGCACCATCAACGCGGCGAGCGAGATCGCCACCAGCGCGGTCGGCAAGTCGCTCAAGGACCTCGAGCAGGCCTCGCGTTCGGCGATCGACCAGTCGCGCCAGGTCTCGGTCGCGGCCGTCACCGAGATGCAGGAGACCAGCAAGATCCTGCGCACCGACACCGTGGCGCTGTTCGAGCGTCTGCGCGAAGGCAACATCCTGCTCCAGGAAGTGCTGACCGGTGCGCACGACAACCTCAACTCGCTCGAGCGGGCGCTGGTGACGCGCGTCGCCGACTTCGTCTCGGCGATGAACGACGTCACCTCGCGCAACGGCGCGGCGACGCAGAACCTGGAAGAGCAGCTCAACGTCTTCAACAGCAAGACCACGAAGGCGCTGCAGGATCTCGGCGAGCTGTCGACCCAGTTCGACGCGCACGGCAAGGCGCTGGTCGAGGCCGCCCAGGTCGTCGAGCAGAGCAACAAGAACACCACCGCCTCGCTCGCCGAGCGCAAGCAGGCGCTGGAATCGCTGGTCACCACGATCGACCTGCGCACCGCCGATCTCGACCAGCGGCTGTCGCGCTTCACCGGCCTGCTCGACGAATCGCTGGCCGCGGCCGAGGAGCGTGCCCGCGACATCGCCCGCGTCGTCGCCGAGACCGCCGGCGCCGGCTCGGCCGCGATCACCCGCCAGTTCGAGGCGGTGCGCGTGGCCTCCGAGGAGGAGCACCGCCAGACCATCGAGGCGATGCACGACATCTACCGCCAGACCACGGACGAGGCGGACGCGATGTTCAAGCAGTCGACCGAGAAGTTCACCAACCTCGTCGCCAGCATGAAGCAGATGGCCCTCGAGATGCACAACGAGCTCGAAGCCACCCGCAACGAGCTGCGCCGCGGCGTGCTCGAGATGCCGCAGGAGGCCGCCGAGAGCACCGCGCAGATGCGCAAGGTGATCGTCGACCAGATCGAGGCGCTCGCCGAGCTGAACCGCATCGTGGCCCAGCACGGCCGCGGCCTCGACGTCACCACGGCGGGCCGCGCCTCCGTCGCCGTGCATCGCCAGGAAGAGCCGGTGATGGCCGTTGCGGCCGCTCGCGCGACCGAGACCCGCATGCGCGACACCGGCAGCGCCTCCACGCTGCCGCCGCCGGACCTCGGCATGCCGGCCGCGCGCCGCACCGAAGCGCCGCCGGTCGCGCCTTCCGGCAACGACCAGGGCCGTGACGGCTGGCTGTCGGACCTGCTCAGCCGGACCGACGCCAATCAGGGCGCCCCGACCGGACGTGAGGCTCCCCGTGGCCGCCCCGCGCCGCAGCCGCAGGCCCCGCAGGCCAGCAGCAATCCGCTGGAATCGCTGTCGCTCGACATCGGCCGGCTGATGGACCGCAACCTCGCCGCCGAGATGTGGGACCGCTACCAGCGCGGCGAGAACAAGGCCTTCACCAAGCGCCTCTACACGCCCGCCGGTCAGAAGGCCTTCGACGAGGTCGCCCGCAAGTACCGCGCCGACCGCAACTTCAAGGGCACGGTCGACCGCTACGTCGCCGAGTTCGAGCGCCTGCTCGACGAAGTCGCCCGCGACGGCCGCGGCCCGCAGGAGCTGCGCAGCCACCTGACCTCGGAGACGGGTCTGGTGTACACGCTGCTGGCGCATGCGGCGGGACGGCTGGGGTGAGCGGCAAATAGCGAGTGACGGATAGCGAACGCAAAACGGAGGCCTCGCGGCCTCCGTTTTTTTGTTTTGCATCCTCGCTGCCGTGCCCCGGACGCAGCGCAGCGCCCCCTTCGGCGGTGCGCGGCAGAGCCGGGGCCCATGTCTCCGCGTGTACCGTGTTGCCGCTTGGGTCCCGGCTCTGCGCAGCAACGCTGACCCGTTGCCGCTTGTCCGGGACACGAGCGCATTCGCCTACCGTCTCGGCGCCGCCGCCGGCTTCGGCGGTTCGGGCGGCGGTGCGGGCTGTGACGAGTTGCTGGCGCCGAACAGCACGCGGGTGGGGTTGCGGTCGAAATTGTTCACGGCGCGGCTGATGTCGCCGAGGGTGCGGCGGCCGTCGGCCATCAGCGCGCCGGAGCGCTTGTCGAAATCGTCGGCGAGCTCGCGGATCGACTTCACCGCCTGGAACAGTTCGCCGCCGTCCTTGCCGCCGGCCAGCGTGTTGAGGCCGAGCATGAGATTGTCGGCCTTGAGCATGACGCCGTCGACCTTGGCCATCACGCCGTCGATCTTCTCGGAATTGCGCGCCAGCGAGTTGGTGAAGGTCTCCAGATTCTTCAGCGAGTTCTTCACCGATTCCTGATTGTCGGCGACGATCTTGTTGACGTTCTGCAGCGTGGCGCGGATCGCCTCGGTGACGTCCTGCAGCTTGTTGGGATCGGCGGTGAGCGTCGGGATGCCGTCCTGGTCGAGCGGCGGCGGGGCTGCCGCCTCGTCGCCGCCCTTGAGCGAGATCGCGGCGACGCCGGTGAGACCCTGGAATTCGAGGCCGACCAGGGTGTCCTTGCGGATCGGGGCGTTGTTCTCGATCATCGCGAGTGCGACAACCCGCCGCGGATTGTCCAGCTTCACCGAGACCACTTCGCCCACCCGGATACCGTTGAAGTTGACGCTGCCGCCGTTGCGCAGGCCCGCCGCCGGGCCCTCGAACACGACACGCAAGGGGCTGCGCTGCTTGGTGGTATGCAGCGACTGAAACCACAGCACGAAGCCGATCGCCGCGGCGATCACCGCCAGCGTGAACGACCCGATCAAGATGTAGTTCGCCCGCGTTTCCATCAGGTGCTCCGGCTACTCAAGTCATGACCGCGCGGGCGCGCTTGCCATGGAAATACTGCCTCAACCAGGGATGCTGCGAGGCCTGCATGTCGGCGATCGACCCTGCCGCAATGATCTTACCGTTCCCTAAAACGGCGATGCGGTCACATGCTGTGTATAGGCTGTCGAGATCGTGGGTTACCATGAAAACCGTCAGCCCCAAAGTGCGTTGGAGCGTCCTGACCAACTCGTCGAAGTCGCCGGCGCCGATGGGATCGAGGCCCGAGGTCGGCTCGTCCAGGAAGACGAGGTCCGGATCGAGCGACAGCGCCCGCGCCAGCGCCACGCGCTTGATCATGCCGCCGGAGAGCTCGGACGGAAAGCGCTCGGCCACTTCCGGCTTGAGGCCGACCATGGCGAGCTTGGCCAT contains:
- a CDS encoding apolipoprotein A1/A4/E family protein; amino-acid sequence: MANTPKKVKDPTEVALSAIQEALNISDTAADTSRNAAMRSETAPPVTPPAFDEPSFEPRPAANERSTVFDPVEEPRASRRAANDDRETIGQLLQALQKGRPARSVYTFATIFAGVWLAACAALTFGFLPSIQAAMGQSGGVLVIAGLIAMFFAPIMLFYFLASLVWRGQEMRMIAQAMAQVAIRFSEPEGSASDSMVTVGQAIRREVAAMGDGIERAIARAGELETLVANEVAALERAYSDNEVRIRALLQDIAHQRDNLVGQAEQVRSAISGVQIDLRHDIALISDAIASRVDEVAKSITGALEERGAHITSALSNAGDNMILALGERGGDLLDRLEEASNETTRAVLDASERLTTSLNFKTGHVHDEFVDLADRVHEMLNERIDRITGEFEQRSAAIVDGISERTEQVHDSLKNSSDSLLLELELRSNDLSAKIDDAGNRLAGQIMTSGDKASEALDATVNTLVAKVVSQTETAHDSLSLQMSAFDELVRNQGTELVEKFARDSGTLGALITRHISEFDRTVKTFGGEIVERMGQRTQDIHESLKTYVDNFDTRFTANGGEITAILDQRLAQFETTIGERVSNFDASLNGKITGLDSTIEGHIKTFDEQLGGRVTALEQSFDSRAKSMTETIDGRINTLASSLTDGAAQAIQSIDSRLTHLTSTLTDGASQTIHSIDTRLTHLTTTLTGGATQALESIDSRLTYLTTAVTNGASQAVQSIDTRLTLLTSTLTDGTAQAIEAVDRRITGVTEIIDGRSMHLTDTVTARFQEIQQAIETKVGSVASDIDVRVAQFEDLLGSRVEAVAGRIESSGRQASEDMMSRAEMISTAIRSHVEDAERSLTNLVVNTSETIQTGARAAQQSLMTVSSDVNAQLKMTSAEVEQALTAVGTGAANSILSSAREAQSTLVAASGEASTQIKGLATDVERTLSAAGSATAASILAGAREVQTTLVTASSDAANHVKTLTADVQRSLSLAGTTTAESITAGARDAQSALIAASSETANQIKALSSDVQRSLTMAGTSTAEILTTGAREAQNTLVAGSADAAAQVKSLTADVQRSLSMAGTSTAETITAGAREAQSMLVTASSEAANQVKSLAAEVHRSLSQVGQSTAETITTSARDAQSTLLTVSAEQTSQVRSLAAEMQRALATAGGATIEALTSGVREAQGTLITASTDAATQIKSLTTDIERTLTAVGADTASTILNSAREAQTSLTSTSADAASQIRTISTEIERTLSAAAANATNDIQTSALNAQNALISASNEASSRVKSSSADVERSVLAASSSFGQAMTGKTDEIVTYVQQQADRLSNMIDAKRGALVDAIGSKTSQLTLDIDRVTSDALKSIETRGQAFSQTMMGNGSEVARTINAASEIATSAVGKSLKDLEQASRSAIDQSRQVSVAAVTEMQETSKILRTDTVALFERLREGNILLQEVLTGAHDNLNSLERALVTRVADFVSAMNDVTSRNGAATQNLEEQLNVFNSKTTKALQDLGELSTQFDAHGKALVEAAQVVEQSNKNTTASLAERKQALESLVTTIDLRTADLDQRLSRFTGLLDESLAAAEERARDIARVVAETAGAGSAAITRQFEAVRVASEEEHRQTIEAMHDIYRQTTDEADAMFKQSTEKFTNLVASMKQMALEMHNELEATRNELRRGVLEMPQEAAESTAQMRKVIVDQIEALAELNRIVAQHGRGLDVTTAGRASVAVHRQEEPVMAVAAARATETRMRDTGSASTLPPPDLGMPAARRTEAPPVAPSGNDQGRDGWLSDLLSRTDANQGAPTGREAPRGRPAPQPQAPQASSNPLESLSLDIGRLMDRNLAAEMWDRYQRGENKAFTKRLYTPAGQKAFDEVARKYRADRNFKGTVDRYVAEFERLLDEVARDGRGPQELRSHLTSETGLVYTLLAHAAGRLG
- a CDS encoding MlaD family protein; this translates as METRANYILIGSFTLAVIAAAIGFVLWFQSLHTTKQRSPLRVVFEGPAAGLRNGGSVNFNGIRVGEVVSVKLDNPRRVVALAMIENNAPIRKDTLVGLEFQGLTGVAAISLKGGDEAAAPPPLDQDGIPTLTADPNKLQDVTEAIRATLQNVNKIVADNQESVKNSLKNLETFTNSLARNSEKIDGVMAKVDGVMLKADNLMLGLNTLAGGKDGGELFQAVKSIRELADDFDKRSGALMADGRRTLGDISRAVNNFDRNPTRVLFGASNSSQPAPPPEPPKPAAAPRR